From Fusarium fujikuroi IMI 58289 draft genome, chromosome FFUJ_chr07, a single genomic window includes:
- a CDS encoding related to para-hydroxybenzoate polyprenyltransferase precursor — translation MRLSALTRASAWAQCRGISDRALKVPRQLQTRPSPIRACKGLRQPWHNNQRAVGFHEAKPRSIPLATQDLDSPSASTAPPPYKPPETGLLSKLPASWVPYAELIRLDKPAGTYYLFFPCLFSTLMAAPMAMPMATPGSVVGTSLLFFSGALIMRGAGCTINDLWDRNLDPHVSRTRLRPIARGAITPFKGLVYTGIQLFAGLGILLQFPLPCLFYGVPSLLLVASYPLAKRVTYYPQAVLGLTFSWGAIMGFPALGIDLLSHTPALTAAACLYASNIAWTILYDMIYAHMDIKDDVKAGIKSIALKHDAETKQVLTGLAAVQISLLAAAGFAAGAGPAFFAGSCGGAMVTLGIMIKRVNLKDVKDCWWWFINGCWITGGVISLGMAADYTIRYVQGPEDEAKSES, via the coding sequence ATGAGATTAAGTGCGCTCACCCGGGCTTCGGCCTGGGCTCAATGCCGAGGAATCTCAGATCGGGCTCTGAAAGTACCAAGACAACTACAGACACGACCTTCCCCCATTCGTGCTTGCAAAGGCTTGAGACAACCATGGCATAATAATCAACGAGCAGTTGGGTTTCACGAGGCCAAACCTCGATCTATCCCCCTGGCCACCCAGGATTTGGACTCACCATCAGCTTCGACGGCACCGCCACCTTATAAACCACCTGAGACGGGACTGTTGTCGAAACTTCCAGCCTCATGGGTTCCTTATGCTGAGCTGATTCGACTTGACAAGCCTGCTGGAACCTATTATTTGTTCTTCCCGTGTCTCTTTTCTACTCTTATGGCTGCCCCAATGGCTATGCCAATGGCGACTCCAGGCTCTGTCGTTGGAACATCactccttttcttctctggaGCTCTCATCATGAGAGGTGCTGGATGTACTATCAATGATCTTTGGGACCGCAACCTCGATCCCCATGTCTCAAGAACTCGACTCAGGCCGATTGCTCGTGGTGCGATCACACCGTTCAAGGGACTTGTCTACACTGGGATTCAACTGTTTGCCGGCCTTGGGATATTACTCCAATTTCCCCTCCCTTGCCTCTTTTACGGCGTCCCCAGCTTGCTCCTGGTAGCCAGCTATCCTTTGGCCAAGAGAGTTACTTATTACCCCCAAGCAGTTCTCGGCCTCACCTTCTCGTGGGGCGCTATTATGGGTTTCCCGGCTCTTGGAATCGACTTGCTGTCACATACCCCAGCCTTGACAGCTGCAGCCTGTCTATATGCTTCAAATATCGCATGGACAATATTATATGACATGATCTATGCTCATATGGACATCAAGGACGACGTCAAGGCGGGAATCAAGAGCATTGCACTGAAGCATGATGCTGAGACTAAGCAAGTGCTGACTGGCTTGGCCGCTGTACAGATCTCTCTTTTGGCTGCTGCCGGATTTGCAGCTGGTGCTGGCCCGGCGTTCTTTGCTGGGAGCTGTGGAGGAGCTATGGTCACGCTTGGTATCATGATTAAGCGAGTCAATCTGAAGGATGTCAAggattgttggtggtggttcaTCAACGGGTGTTGGATCACTGGTGGCGTGATCAGCCTCGGCATGGCTGCGGACTACACTATTAGATATGTCCAGGGACCTGAGGACGAGGCCAAGTCGGAGAGTTGA
- a CDS encoding probable ribosomal protein S28, which produces MAGGKPRGLNAARKLRTNRKDQKWADLAYKKRALGTAYKSSPFGGSSHAKGIVLEKVGVEAKQPNSAIRKCVRVQLIKNGKKVTAFVPNDGCLNFVDENDEVLLAGFGRKGKAKGDIPGVRFKVVKVSGVGLLALWKEKKEKPRS; this is translated from the exons ATGGCTGGAGGCAAACCCCGTGGTCTTAACGCCGCCCGCAAGCTGCGAACGAACCGAAAGGACCAGAAATGGGCCGATCTCGCCTATAAGAAGCGTGCCCTCGGTACCGCCTATAAGTCCTCTCCCTTCGGTGGTTCCTCACACGCCAAGGGCATCGTCCTCGAGAAGGTCGGTGTCGAGGCCAAGCAGCCCAACTCCGCTATCCGAAAGTGTGTCCGTGttcagctcatcaagaacggAAAGAAGGTCACTGCCTTCG TCCCCAATGACGGTTGCTTGAACTTCGTGGACGAGAACGACGAGGTCCTCCTGGCTGGTTTCGGTcgcaagggcaaggccaagggtgATATTCCCGGTGTTCGATTCAAGGTCGTCAAGGTCTCTGGTGTCGGTCTGCTCGCTTTgtggaaggagaagaaggagaagccccGTTCTTAA